One Ananas comosus cultivar F153 linkage group 23, ASM154086v1, whole genome shotgun sequence genomic window carries:
- the LOC109727872 gene encoding probable WRKY transcription factor 70, with protein MGTNETQRALENHNSTAVGELIRGWRSAVKLEELLREFLPPENLGTDSAILALVADILGSFSKTVNALDSERQGQGSHFNRSARSTRRNWRGRRRVHPYECTRVLTKTMDDGFTWRKYGQKEILNLKHPRSYFRCTHKYDKRCPATRQVQIWEQDPSMLEITYIGEHTCRDLHNSSTITDIVDSNATTTTTNHNDHNDQNAPPFSSSSSSSSSAYSSKEASPLTFPVLPDIVGFDPVMPIAQLASFASEVLPSVQSSTGCSDANFDEKFLEVDDILGFDDQFGLFLD; from the exons aTGGGAACTAATGAGACACAAAGGGCACTAGAAAACCATAATTCGACGGCGGTCGGCGAGCTGATCAGAGGGTGGCGGTCGGCGGTCAAGCTCGAGGAGTTGCTACGAGAATTTTTGCCCCCGGAGAACCTGGGGACGGATTCTGCCATCCTGGCACTTGTCGCAGATATTTTGGGCTCGTTTTCGAAAACGGTTAATGCTTTGGATTCTGAGAGGCAGGGCCAAGGGTCGCATTTCAATCGCTCAGCACGATCGACTCGGAGGAATTGGCGTGGAAGGAGAAG GGTTCATCCTTACGAGTGTACGAGGGTGCTAACAAAGACAATGGATGATGGATTCACATGGCGAAAATACGGGCAAAAGGAAATCCTTAATTTGAAGCATCCAAG GAGCTACTTCAGGTGCACACACAAGTATGATAAAAGATGCCCAGCCACAAGACAAGTTCAGATCTGGGAACAAGACCCCTCCATGCTTGAGATCACTTACATTGGAGAACACACATGTAGAGATCTCCACAactcttctaccatcaccgacATCGTCGACTCAAACGCtacgacaacaacaacaaatcaTAATGATCATAATGATCAAAATGCTCCccccttctcttcctcttcttcttcttcttcttctgcgtACTCATCGAAAGAGGCCTCCCCCTTAACATTTCCGGTTCTGCCTGATATAGTAGGATTCGATCCGGTCATGCCGATCGCGCAACTTGCAAGTTTTGCGTCGGAAGTTTTACCCAGTGTGCAATCTTCTACCGGCTGCTCTGATGCGAATTTCGATGAAAAGTTCTTGGAAGTCGACGATATACTCGGCTTCGATGATCAGTTTGGGTTATTTTTAGATTAG
- the LOC109728281 gene encoding protein FATTY ACID EXPORT 3, chloroplastic, whose amino-acid sequence MALSLHSFASLRSPNPNPNPTPLLHGIRGTEPLPRLSNSPFLHLEPRRRALCSSQAPHRVVVSARRRFSRIVSFAASNEESKFEDAPVEIDKDKTQIKSEVSQEEWAQTLEQFKAEALKMKAKSAEAYEIYSKKAVEMLLETSEKLKIQTDKAQKDLGVILKEVGEEGQQYLSMAAEKSPDSVKDILETFKSLGDLKSMSQVRDYHVGVPFGSFLAVGGFLNFMLTGSIPAIRFGVVLGTALLALSIASLRSWRSGCASPLLLKGQAAIAIIIFLRQLVIFFQDWSFSTFFMFLISGAIASLYVFHFRTGGDQKGPSIEQSLEN is encoded by the exons ATGGCGCTCTCTCTCCAcagcttcgcctccctccgaagccctaaccctaatcctaacccTACGCCTCTTCTCCATGGCATTCGAGGGACGGAGCCGCTCCCCCGCCTCTCCAACTCGCCCTTCCTCCACCTCGAGCCCCGCCGCCGCGCGCTGTGCTCGTCCCAGGCCCCGCATCGCGTCGTCGTCTCCGCGCGTCGCCGATTCTCTCGGATCGTCTCCTTCGCGGCGTCTAATGAGGAATCG AAGTTTGAAGACGCTCCAGTGGAGATTGACAAAGATAAGACTCAAATAAAATCGGAGGTGTCTCAAGAAGAGTGGGCGCAGACGCTCGAACAGTTTAAAGCTGAAGCCCTGAAAATGAAAGCCAAATCAGCTGAGGCTTACGAAATATACTCCAAAAAGGCCGTTGAGATGCTCTTGGAAACATCTGAGAAGCTGAAGATTCAAACAGATAAGGCTCAAAAGGACTTGGGTGTAATACTGAAAGAAGTTGGCGAGGAAGGTCAACAATATCTTAGCATGGCAGCGGAGAAGTCTCCTGACTCGGTTAAGGATATATTGGAAACTTTCAAGTCACTTGGCGATCTAAAAAGCATGTCACAAGTTCGTGATTATCATGTTGGAGTTCCTTTTG GTTCCTTTCTTGCTGTTGGAGGGTTTCTTAATTTTATGCTAACTGGAAGTATTCCTGCCATTCGGTTCGGTGTTGTTCTGGGAACTGCACTTTTGGCCTTAAGCATAGCAAGTTTGAGATCATGGAGAAGTGGGTGTGCTTCTCCTCTTCTATTGAAGGGGCAAGCTG CAATTGCGATCATTATCTTCTTGAGGCAATTGGTTATATTCTTTCAG GATTGGTCATTTTCAACCTTTTTCATGTTCCTCATCAG TGGAGCAATTGCATCTTTGTATGTTTTTCACTTCCGAACTGGTGGTGACCAGAAGGGCCCAAGCATTGAACAGAGCTTGGAGAACTAG